TGAAAAGGTAGTGACAGACGAGGACGTAACAGCatgctatgacatgtctttAAAGGATTTTGAACGTTCTGGCGTACATGACCTTTTTAAGGTATGCATTTTTCATATTATGTATGCCTCATCTTGTCAGCTACGTATAAATGCatattataatgaaattttaatttgtgcaGGCAATGTCTAAGTTTATCGCTGCGTCTAGGCAGGCAATTGAATTAGACAAGACAAGGATTTTGCTGGAGAGGACGGTCCAAAAATAGAAGGACAAGTCTAAGAGGTGGGCTGAAGTGGCTGCCAAGGCTAAGGAGGATGCAAAGAAGCTGAAAAGCAATGTCGAGGAGTTGAAGACAAACGTCAAAGAGAAGGACACTCATCTTGAACTCCTCTAGAAGAAGAACGACGAGTTAAGTTCCCTTCTTGCAAAGGCTAAGGAAGACGCAGTTGTAGAGTTTAAGTCGTCCAAACAATTCACTGATCTACTGGACACTAACTATGCAGCtgggtttgaagatttcagGATGGACATAGTGGAGAAGTTCCCTGAAATTGACTTCAGCCTTATTAAACTTAACCTTGGTGGAGCTGCTTCAAGTTCCCTCCTCCAGACGAGCTCAGAGGACGTTAATGTTGAAGATGATGCCTCTACAAAGCCAGCTTAGGACGACCCCAATACTGATGCACCTCCTGTTTGAAGACgagatttttaatttattctaatgttattgtttgtttttctttagttgGGTCCATTGTTTTTAGGATCCTTATTTAAGATGTATTTGAATACAATTCTCTCGTCCAGAGTGCTTTGCAcaagtttattaacaattgccttttaaggcttattttgtaagggtttttggatgGTGGTCATCTACCCTCTTTAGACTGATGAATATTTACTTTTAACCATTATTGATTGTATGGACGAGTTTATCCTCTGTTTTCATCACTAATGTTATTGGCTTTTAAACAGTCTGAGcattctaagtgttgaatggtTGTCCATGCGTTtttcttatggacgacccacctaTGCATGGACATCTTTGTTAgccatttaaatttttctaagtgtgacTCGTCTTAGAAACGACAATGATGATTTTGCCAGTCCTTTACCTCGTCCTTGGGCTAGGCAGTTGGCATTCATCTTTCGTCAAGACGTTTCTAGTGTTTGACTCGTCCTAAAACACCTAAGCGTCTTGGCCAGATGCTCGTATGGACTAATGCTTCACTGTATGCCCTTTTCTTATCCGTATATTTTCAGatgagtatgccttagcttatttttctttactttatcctcatttcgagGAAAGTTTATGAATGTAACATCCCTGCATCTAGAGATTTttattcgtcttaggcttttgcccccttGTGGGTACtattatgaaaattagatttatgcattgaatacattagaaatccaaaccatactATTATATAatcattgtccacaaatatggcacatgcttagaagctaatgccttaggaaaatactttcatacataacctcgtctttcacaaacttgtctgtagacggtgcaaacgtttaagaactagtgcactattattcttaaaacataccatagtagtaataagaacacaacagtaaatacAAGTAAACACGTAGACCATAGTGTAACTTCGTCCATAGTTGAAACCTCGTCTTTGCTTCCCCTCGTCCAAGATTATTtttgatagtacctcctcatgTGTCCACGCtccaaggatgctctaactttcgtccatccaaagcttccaagtagtactatccctgcctcttgcagttgattaccctatagggtccttcccaattgggtcccaatttttcATGAGCTGGATTCTtggttgccaaggagactcttttgagaacgAGGTCCCCAATGTTGAAGCGCTTgagttttaccatggcatcatgctgcctagccataagattcttatATCTCGTTGTCCTTTGCTCTGCATTCATCCTTACCTCGTTAATGGGATCGAGGTTAAGACGGAGTTGCTCTTcattgtctttctcctggtattTCACCACTCGATGATTAGCTATGTGAACTTCCTCAGGTATGAccgcttcacttccataggctaacttgaagggggtttctcctgtcggTATCCGCACAGTCGTCTTGttggcccaaagaacacctggtcactcgtctggccatatcccttttgcaccctcgagccgagtcttgacaATTTTTAGCAGGGATCGGTTCGCCACTTCTGCTTGTCCGTTCGCctgtgggtgggagggtgaggaatagtgattcttgatttcGAACTGTTCACAAAAGTCCCTAAAAAGTGCGTTGTCAAACTGTcgtccgttgtcagatactagTATCttaggtactccgaacctacactaaatattcttccatacaaaattcttaACGTTTTGCTGAGtaatttttgcaagaggttcggcctctacccacttggtaaagtagtcaatccctactaccaaaaattttGTCTCATTCCTAGGGGgaaaggacctaggatatccagtccctattgtgcaaagggccatggggccatcattggggtctggtactccgaCGGCTGTCTAGGGATGTTGCTATAGtgctgacattggtcacacaccttgacataggccttagcatctgcttgaattataggccagtagtagcctgcacggacgaccttatggactaaCGATCTTGCTCTTTCATGATTgtcacatgctccttcatgaacttccctcaaaatatagtttgactcgtccggAGCCCAGCACCTTAGGTAAGGCTAAGAAAAGTCTTGCTTGTATAACACttcgtttatgaggacgtacttggctgcaTTGACCCTCAGCTTCCTAGCCTCGCTCTTGTCTTCCGGAAGCCTTACATCCTTaagatagattattattaaaCTCATCCAATTTTCACCCCCTCTTATTTGCTGTATATCTGGGAGGTCTAtgctctttatttatttatttattttttttgtgtgctaaTGTATTGATTTTTGGATGTGGTGGTTATGATGATGGGTGTGGTGCTcacttgtaggttttttttttttttttttttttttttttttttttttttttttttttttttttttgctagttaAGATGGTGGGTGTGTTGGTTGTCGGTTGGCTTTGGTTGTGGTGTGGTCGTTAGTCATATTTGTGGCAGtgagcaaagagaaaaagagaaagatgagtattttttattttattttattaggtagtttatctctatatatttatatattaaaaggattcaaaaagttagttatgatttaaaaaaaatatcaaaaatacctttaatctaattaaataatctttattcttaaaaaataagaaataaggttaaaattgtaattcaacaaaatttaacaaaaactaCCAGATAAGTTTTTTTCCTAGAAATTAGCACACTCTCTATTTGAATATTTCTCATGCatgtttaatacatttttttcccctaaaaactAGTACACACTAAGCCtagcaatttatttattttcaaatcctaaattttaatttcttaaaaattcattCATGTGTAACCtcactaataataaataaattcaaattgaaaaattacattaaactaaaaataaataaataaaaagagccTCATCGCACTTGCAGAGCATGTGTAATGAGgctagtattattttattgagttgtatgtaaatttaaaaattaggatatatgatgagttataaaataaattggtaaaatagataaagtggtATTTGAGAATGCAAATTACTCTAAGTATAACTGAGATCGATTACTGTATAGAGTGATAGCACATGGCCTCATTAGCATAATAGCAATACTCCGTATTTAATAATATCTCATTATAAGAACGGTGCCGTTTGATATGGCATTGTTTGATTTGTGACACACGtttgcaacaacaacaacatcgtTTGAGGTGTCATGTTTAACAGATACATGTGTAGAATGTACTATGCATGATATAATTATCGGTGCCACTCAacctttatagtttatattataCATACATAAAGGCAATTGGCGTAAACTTCATTCCCTACTACTTCTTCTTCAAACCGTTGAGTTTGTTCACATGCTATCCCTCGGTTATACAAATACTTGCTTTATTGTAAATCTATTTGAACATTTAAGTTTACATCTGGGATTATTAATcggaaaattattagtttagcTGAAAAATAACATGTAAGGTGTACattatagacaaaaaaaatgtgACTAACATTTGCTAACTGGGGAGAAAGTTGCTAACatttatcacattttttttctatattatttGTAGGACTGATATTGGGTCGGGTCGGGTAGGGTTTACTGTGACCCGAAACCCGACGCGATAGAAATATGTGCTGGGGTGCCAATGCTAACTTGGCCACTATATGGACTGGAGACCAGTTTATCAATGAGAAATTAATAGTGCAAGTGCTAAAAATTGGTGTGAGGGTTGGGGTGGAGGATCCTTTACAGTGGGGTGAGGAGGACAAGATTGGGGTGTTGATGAAGAAGGAAGATGTTAAGGGGGCCATAGACAAGCTAATGGATGAAggagaggaaagagaggagAGGAGGAAAAGGACTAGAGAGCTTGGGGAGATTGCGAAGAGAGCTATTGAATTGGGGGGATCTTCTTACTTGAACTTGATACTGCTAATTCAAGATATAAGCAACAAGCAGAATATGGCAAATCAGCCTAACACACTTCTATAAGAGATGGGGAGTTTTTTCCCCTTCATCTAATGTAAAGTGCACCATTTGTTATAGGTAATTTGTTTACATCATAGCTGGTGCTTATCCTAGATATGAAAGAAGATTACAGTGCAATAATCTATCACTTCACACTGTTTTATCAACATCTTAGTGCCATAttcatatacttaaattattaaaaagaactttccgttttttttttggtttgcaatcagggcttttgtttttgtttttgctaggTGACAATTGGCATAATCTTAGTTCAGTCTGTCCACATctatcaattataaaaatacttCTTGTAAATCTTGGTCAATTCAACATTAAGTTTGCTCCACGTAATGTTAGTTGGGTCCCCTTAATTAATGAGCCATGATAAGATTGAAATTTATTATggaattaattcattttttaaaggaagttgAACCATTTTTAGTCATGACTTTTACTTATTTAAATACTTACgtgtcatttaaaaaatgtaaaatatttttttaatattattttaatggctaCATTAGTATTTAATATGATAACGATATATTGTGTTTACCATATAAGCAATTTTCGTTAGTGATATGACAGtaaagatcaaaataaaataaaatgttattataGTCAAAATATAAGGagtaaaaatgtattttcacttctttttttttaattagtttctTGTACTTCTTAATACAAGTAACAAAattcaacccccccccccctccccaaagAAAAAAGACCATTTTGAAACCTCTGCACAATGCCCTCATTAATCAAAACCTCGTTAATTAATATATAGGACACCCCATTCAACTCCGTATTAAGGGCACAATTAGCTTATAAACTAATCATTTCCTTGAAAGCTGTAGCTTTAAACACTGGCAATTTgcttctaataaaaaataaaaaaataaaaaataataaaaaaaggaaaagaaagaaagactgGCAATCAATTGAAACTTGCTCTTCTTCAGCAACCATCACACGAAGCCAAAAGACATATAAAAGTCATAGCCGGCAAGCATCAAGCATGAAATTGTATATTAATCATCGGTATACTCATCACGACATCTGCACGATTAGCAGATAATACAAACAAGTAATAAGAATAATACTAAAGAGGCACAAAAAGAATCTCTATAGTATTCATCTAATAAATTTGAACCTTTAGCCATTTCAATTTCTCCAACACTAACTCTAGCTCCCAAAAACATCGATGGCATTACAATCCCACCAGCTTCACTTTGTTATGGTACCACTACCGTTCCCAGGACACCTTATATCCACAACTGACATGGCCAGACTATTTGCACAACGTGGTGTTATCTTCACGATTGTAACCACACCTCTTAATGTCATCCGAATCAAACCAATCATCAACCGTGCCATTGATTCTGGACTCCATATTCGACTAGTTCAACTCCAGTTGCCACTCCATGAGGCTGGCTTGCCAGAAGGATGTGAAAACATCGATACAGTCCCCTCGCGTGGCTTATTTAGGAACTTCTTTGATGCTGTTAGTAAGTTACAACAACCACTAGAACAATTACTTGAAGAGATGGAACCTAGTCCAAGCTGCATAATAGCTGATAAGAATCTTGCTTGGACAGGTGACATTGCTAACAAGTTTCATATACCAAGaattttatttgatggaacAAGCTGTTTCAATCTCTTATGTTGTCATAATATACTTGCATCCAAGGTCAATGAGAGTGCTAGTGTCTCTGATTTAGAGCCTTTTGTTGTTCCTGGTTTGCCTGATCGAATTGAATTAACTAGAGCACAGTTACCTACGAACTTGAATACAAGCTTGAAGGATTTCAAAGATCTTCATGAAAAGATAAATGCTTCTGAAGAAGGAGGTTATGGGGTCGTGGTTAATAGTTTTGTTGACTTGGAACCAGAATATGTGAAAGGGTATCGCAAGGCAAATGGAAATAAAGTTTGGTGTATTGGGCCGGTGTCACTTTCCAACAAGGCAGACTTGGACAAGGCTCAGAGAGCTAACAAGTCCTCAATTGATGAAAACCAATGCCTCAAGTGGCTTGACTTGTGGCCTCAGAACTCTGTTGTTTATGCTTGTCTTGGAAGTCTTTCTCGCCTTACATTGTTACAACTGATAGAGCTTGGGTTAGGCTTAGAAGCGTGTGACCGGCCATTCATCTGGGTGATTAGAGAAGATAAAAATGGGGAGATTGAGAAGTGGATAATTGAGGATGGCTTTGAAGAGAGGACAAAAGGGAGGGGGGGCCTCTTGACCCGGGGTCCACAAGTACTAATCTTGTCACACCCTGCACTTGGAGGATTCTTGACACATTGTGGTTGGAATTCAATGCTAGAAGCGGTTTGTGCTGGTGTGCCAATGGTAACATGTGCCAATGGTAACATGGCCTATGTTTGCTGAccaattttttaatgagaagtTAGTTGTTCAAGTACTGAAGATTGGTGAGAGAGTGGGGGCTGAAATTGCTATTCCTTTAGGGGATGAAGAGAAGTTTGGGGTATTGGTGAAGAGGGAGGAAGTTCGGGATGCTTTAGGAAAGATAATGACTGAAGGGAAAGAAACGGAAGATAGACGAGAGAGAGCAAGAAAGCTTGCAGAGATGGCAAAGATAGCAATAGAAGGAGGGTCTTCTTACCTTGACATTGCATTGTTAATTGAAGATATTAGGAAACTATCCATGGAACTTAAGCCAAAGTCATGAGACATTTGTGGCTGCACTATCTAAATTACAAGTAGCTTGTgaaccttctttttctttttattttggttgtgaTCAGAACTCATTATCAACTTGTTGCCTTCATTTGGTGGTGTAATATTATAACTTATTAGATAGAACACATGAACAATTCTGTAGGTGCAGTACTGActtataattttgaattaaatttaaacatgtgtattgaatttaaaatttttattgggAAAGAGAAAATTGTTTGCACTGCATTGTCAATGTAGccatatatttgaaattagttGGAAACTTAATGTACTACACCTAAaaattgtatctaagttttatcTTATAACTTTTATTGGGCCTATAGGCTAATATTGGAGAGTTCACCACTAGCATCCCAAATATGTAAGTGTCACTATTTATGATAAGATATGAATATGATCCTTTTTCCATTAATTATAATcatctaaaacaaaaaactctTATCTTCttatttatcttaaaaaaaattgttctctcAGTTTGTTATAAAATGGAGGGATCATCTTATGGatagaattttcttttaaatcttaTAAGTGAAGACCAAAATCTTTCAAATCTAGACTGGCAAGTTTTCACTTCAAAATTTGATTATACTAGCTTATAATCTTATACGTACACATGggtgaatataaaaaataataattagaaacATATTAAACTTCATATTGAAGTTGAATACTACACatgttcatttttatatttttgtctaCTATTCAAAATactttgtaaaaatattatttggtagAGTATGACaaatcattcattttttattacttaaagggaaaaaaagaagaatactaTAGTTTCTTACTTCTTAATGTAATTTATGTTATTGTgataaaatgaatttatttaatgtttacatttttttcaaataagtcATGAAAATTTAgttgttatgaaaatatattgaaaatcaacaattaattttttagaatacGATAAAATGATCCATTGAAATttgtatatgaatttttttattattgagaatcataatttttacaacaattaataatgagtttggtaagaaattttgtattaatagTTTAAGATGGACTAGAGTCAGTTTTATATGGTTGTAGagtaatttaaattaaaaagaataccTGGTACAAAATTAAACTAGAGTCTATAAAATCTAGCTATTTGGATATTTTATTTTGCCTTCACTTTGATATATTATCTAGATTCATAAGAACCCAAGAAGCACCTTTTACTCTGCAAGTAACCCACCAGTAATTATTATACGTGACCACCTGGTACCCTGGCCAATAACTTTAAATCTATAAATGATTATTGTCATTTTTCAATGAGAATTCAGCACTTTACCTCTATTTTGAGGCATTGGTCCCATTTGGTAGATGcgcttaaaaattaaaaattgttgtttgaaaatatttgtggaTATACGTGTTGGTAAAAATGTGTGTTGAAAtacgtataatattgtttaaaaactgaaaattgttgtttgaaaatacaaaccaaacacccctaGGTAGTCAAAGAATTCTTTACCCAAAAATACTTgcacctcttttctttttctctgttgCAGTGTGTCCAAATGAGATGTCATTATGCCAAATGAGTGAAAGATGTTTTTCTTCTTGAGAAGTGTGAAAGAAGTTGAGATgcttttctcatattttctaaatcatttatatatatatatatatatatatatatatatatatatgatattgaAAATCGTCAGTAAATCACACAGTCCTCACGTGCCATAAATAAAATCTGCACAacacaaagagaagaagaaaacctaCGAAGAGTTCCTGTGTGGTACCAGCCAAATACtctccgaaggttaagttagaaaaTTTTCGTAACTCTAAAGTATCAGAACTGTGGTTAATTATGTGTACCTTAGTCTCTgagagttttgggtttttatagtagtgtggaaCTGACCTTGGTTTCTTGGCAAAGAGGAATATTTCCATGCAGAAAAGATCCTCATAAATGCACGTATTTTATGGgatcctttccatatagagatTCTATTGACTAGGGTTAATCGTGAAACACAAGTCATTTCCATTTGAAGTTCCTTGAGGACTAATTAAATCATGTGGGCATCACGTGGCATTTCCACTATCCACTTCATATCCATCTACCTTCTTGTCCGTCCAACAAGGGTAATCCGTCCACTTACTACACGTGTCGTCGAGCTACCTCCTCTTTTTGTTCGTCAACCCAGTGTAGTCATCTATGGTTGTTTTTGTAAAATCTTACCGTCTATCTTAATATTATCatcttcaatatatatattattgatatacTCTAGTTAAATCACAATAGTAATAGCGTAACATTTTAGTCTACTTTAATCTAATTCGGTCCATTGTAGTTCACTTTAGTCCATTCGATTAATTTTTgtccaattcggtccattttCGATTAATTGGGCcataaattggttttttttttttttttttttttgtagatttcCTTTTTAGCTATGGTtcaaaaaatctttatttttcataaatttggggttgaaaattaagaatttttgttttattctagCCAAAATACTCTTTagttttgaactaaaaaattcaacaaagtaGACATTAAAATTAGAGATATGgcccccaaaaaagaaataaaatgataaaaattcacGAGATTatcttaaaattcaaatttcaataatatagataatatatttatatttggagaaaaaaaatgctacaattataaacttatataatattttaaacttaatGTACCATGATACATGTGTTCTATGAAATGGgagtatacaattttttttttaatattcttagaTACGTTCAAATTAGTTAacatattgtggggagtaaaaagatcctgatgggaacgtgggccttttgggccgtgttaaggaaggccgacctgaccctgggtttagaagttgttagtactatgggtcggcccatacgccgaggatccgaggatccagccgagggtgaacttacgcTCGGAtgagcaccgaagaactcgggatttcatagtaaaggttaggggatgacacagttaaggccaatggttaaaaggggtgaaccctagaatgccccagaagcaccggtgttgaagaaatgtcaaagataaaggctgctacctccacattaaaaaccctgcacctaccaccctggccgcatttatggggaagtgacacctgaacagtggaagagaaacttctggttactgttcaaaggcactgagaaaagaaatatctagtctaagggggaggtgaggcaacacgtgtacaaagcattcaaaaaagtaatatataaagagcaatttaagacagaaagaggggacggactttttgtaacctaaaaagaaaagaaacaaggagagagataatataagaacaactcgtggcttatgtccgaggaggttgattgactatactccttgttgtttccaagcatttgcaatctttagtttgtcatttaatcctcatacgcttctaacctgggtttcaagcccacactctacaaattcatattgtttaaggctcattgggcctgagcccataactgttcttgggatcAGGTACAGTGTGCGCTTACACATATtattatacattttaaaaaaaatcatttcaataACATCTACTCCATTTATATCACTATGAATTTTTgttaaatgcaaaatatattatatgttcAATTAcctaaaacttataaaaatagaacacaattttaaatacaaattttacatttcttataaaataatgatattatgTTTTTCCACACATTGTGTGGGTTTGCAActaatttgtttaaaatttaagatatgcttttcttatataaattttggtttaggtttgattttttttcctcaaatttaAAAGGTTTTAATTTCATCTttgaaaactttaaaaagtaTCTGTAGGGAGGATTGGCCCAGTAATATATATGGGGCTGGGAGCCCGGTCCGAGGACGCCTAATTGCCCGAGGATGGGTCAACATTATTATGGAGGTCGGCATTGATGAATAAAGAAAGGGGTTTAGTTATGATGATCCGAGAAGGGGGACCGAGGAGAGATGCCTCCCTAGTTGAGCGAAGCAGATGTTAGAATGTATGGACTGCCATCCAAGAGTAACGTTCCAGGAGATTCTATTGATAAGGATACACACCGTGAGAACACAAG
This genomic stretch from Castanea sativa cultivar Marrone di Chiusa Pesio chromosome 9, ASM4071231v1 harbors:
- the LOC142608685 gene encoding anthocyanidin 3-O-glucosyltransferase 4-like, producing MCWGANANLATIWTGDQFINEKLIVQVLKIGVRVGVEDPLQWGEEDKIGVLMKKEDVKGAIDKLMDEGEEREERRKRTRELGEIAKRAIELGGSSYLNLILLIQDISNKQNMANQPNTLL